A single window of Halodesulfovibrio sp. DNA harbors:
- a CDS encoding YciI family protein — translation MFIVSLTYTCSINKIDEHLEAHVEYLKKQYAAGNFIASGRKVPRTGGVILARFDSREELDKALQLDPFYLENLVSYDIQEFIPTMVGEGLEAMRENA, via the coding sequence ATGTTCATTGTCTCCCTCACATACACTTGCAGCATTAATAAGATCGACGAGCACCTTGAAGCACACGTTGAATATTTGAAAAAACAGTACGCTGCTGGCAACTTTATTGCGTCTGGCAGAAAAGTTCCACGCACTGGCGGTGTTATCCTTGCTCGATTCGATTCTCGAGAGGAGCTGGACAAAGCCTTACAGCTCGACCCGTTTTACTTAGAAAACCTTGTCTCATATGATATTCAGGAATTCATCCCGACTATGGTCGGTGAAGGTCTTGAAGCGATGCGCGAAAACGCGTAA